One Aegilops tauschii subsp. strangulata cultivar AL8/78 chromosome 2, Aet v6.0, whole genome shotgun sequence genomic window, TCCAAATTTACATGTTCTATTGGAGATGCTTCAGGTGCGATTGTATCAGCCTGATATAACGATGGATGAAATttgaagaaaaaaagagaagagaCAAGTGAACATGCCAACTTGTGGCAAAATCTTCAACCGAAGATCGTCGTTGGATTAATTATATCATACACGTCCCACGCCCCCAATTTATTTAGCAAATAATGTATAGGCAGCCTGTACAAAATCTTGATTTGAATATCCGAGTCAACTTCCATCTAAAAAAAGATTATCCTGGTCGACTGCATAAAAATGATGAGCTGGATTTCAACTCAATCGCCAACCAAGATGCAGCTGGATCACAACCGAAGCTTAAGCTCTGTGTGTCTATATAAACAGCCAGGCCAGCCGGGTGTTAGGAGCATCGAATTGATCCGAGAGATCGTCGTCATTGCATGATGAGTGACGCTGTAGTGACAAAGTCGCCGGTGGTGGTCGTCGGCCCGTCGGAGCCGGGGACGCCAACCGGCACCATCAGTCTCTCCTCCTTCGACAAGGTTCAGATTCCTATTCCGATGGCGCTTCTCCTCGTCTTCGACGAGCCGATCGACGACCCCGCCGAGACCATCAAGAAGGCCCTGTCGCGGGCACTGGTGCCCTACTACCCGATGGCCGGCCGGCTCGTCGCCGGAGCCGACGACGACGTGTACCTCAACATCTCCTGCACCGGCGAGGGCGTGCCTTTCGTGGCCGCGTCGGCTAGCTGTGCCCTGGAGCAAGCCatgacggcgccgtcgatggggCTCCTCAGGGAGCTCACCGTTCGTTACCCTGGAGAGCTGTGTCGCCTCAGCGACGCCTTGCTGCTGATGCAGGTCACGGAGTTCACCTGCGGCGGGTTCGTCGTCGGGGTGACGTGGAACCACGTCATGGCCGACGGCGCCGGGATCGCGCAGTTCCTGCAGGCCGTGGGCGAGCTGGCCCGCGGGATGGGGGCGCCGTCCGTCGCCCCCGTCAGGTCGGGCGCCACCATCCCGCCCATCCCGACGCCCGTGGTCGCCGCGCTGAGGTCCCAGATGCAGGTCCTAACGGAGGAGCTGGCGAGCCTGGACGTCACGATCCCCTCCGGCCTGATCAGCCGCGTCAAGGCCGAGTGCGGCGGCGACTGCACGACGTTCGAGGTCGTGGCCGCGGCGCTCTGGCGGAGCCGCACCCGCGCGATCTTCTCCGGCTCCGGCGCCGCCGACCCCGCGATGCTCTTCTTCCCGAAAAACATGCGCGAGAAGGTCGGCGCCGAGAGCGGCTACTACGGCAACTGCTTCGGCAGCCAGCTGGTCCTGGCGACGAGCGGCGCGGTGGCGGGCGCCGAGATCAGGGACCTGGTGAAGCTCATAAAGGGCCACGCGGACATACTGGATCTGCTGatggacgccggcgtcgcctcAGGGAACGACCTGGGCAGGCTCATGTCGTCCCCGAGGTACCACGCGATCGCCGTCTCCAGCTGGCAGAAGCTTGGGCTGGAGGCGACGGACTTGGGGCGCGGGAAGCCGGCGAGGGTGATGTGGCAGCCGGAGAAGGCGGTGGGGTTCTTCTGCGTGGTGTGCCCGCCATGCAAGGGGGAGGACGGCGTCAACGTCTTGTCCCGCTGCGTCACGCCGGAGCACGCCGAGGCGTTCCTACGGGAGCTGGCCGCCCTCGACATGTAGACACGCTCTATCATTTGGTTTCTCTTGTACTCCATTTTCTTTCCTCGCTTCCGCTCGTCGAACGATCAATTAATCTCCGTCGCTGCAGCTTCCTCCCTCTGCGCAACAACAGCTTTGCCGACACAATGTGGCCACGTTCAAACAAACAGACTCATAACGTGATGTGATGTGCTGTGCTAaatttatactccctccgtccggaaatacttgtcgcagaaatgaataaaaatggatatatctagaactaaaatatgtctaAATACATTCAttcctccgacaagtatttccggacgaagGAAGTATCGCGTTCGTTATTGTCAAGGTGTAACTTTGGGAAGTACACGTGAGTGGTATACAAAATACGTGCCTCGAGAGAATAAAGTTCTTTTGAATCTTCATGCGTTGCATCTTTGCATGAACTTCCGAATTGTTAAGAGCATCTTCAACAGCCGCCCAACGCGCGGCACGTTTAAAAAGTGTTTGCAGCGCGTCGAACGTCTGTTTTTACACGGCGCGGAGCGCTGGCTCCAGCGGCCGCTGTAAACTTAGCGCGCGGTGAGTAGCTCCAACAGGCGCTGCAAAAATACTGCACGCACGCTCTCGCACAAACAACATATGCACTCCGAACTAATATAAAAAGGACGTTGGTGGCGGGGCGAGGAAGCGGCAGAAGAAGCACAGGAAGCGCGGAGAGAGCGCGTGGCAATGTGGATAGTGATGGGAGGCCGCGTGGCGGGCGCAGCAATTTATAGGCGCGCCGGAAGTGGGTCGCCAAATCTAGCGCGCGACCTCCCGCTTTTTTCCCCGCACGCGCAATCGTTTCCCGCGCGCCCTAGTTTCCCGCCTCCGCTGGAGCGCGCAAAAAGTCGCGCGCGCTAAAATGGCAGTTTACCGCGCGCGCGGGGTTTTTGCCGCcgctattggagatgctctaaccaGTGAGCGTGAAGTATTTGCAGTCTGATTCCAAATCTCCAACACACGCGCTTCGCCTCGGCGTGGTGTAATTCTTTTACAGCGCTAAAATAGTCTTTTTGCAAACGAGAGCGACGAAGAGGTTT contains:
- the LOC120974883 gene encoding acyl transferase 15-like; protein product: MMSDAVVTKSPVVVVGPSEPGTPTGTISLSSFDKVQIPIPMALLLVFDEPIDDPAETIKKALSRALVPYYPMAGRLVAGADDDVYLNISCTGEGVPFVAASASCALEQAMTAPSMGLLRELTVRYPGELCRLSDALLLMQVTEFTCGGFVVGVTWNHVMADGAGIAQFLQAVGELARGMGAPSVAPVRSGATIPPIPTPVVAALRSQMQVLTEELASLDVTIPSGLISRVKAECGGDCTTFEVVAAALWRSRTRAIFSGSGAADPAMLFFPKNMREKVGAESGYYGNCFGSQLVLATSGAVAGAEIRDLVKLIKGHADILDLLMDAGVASGNDLGRLMSSPRYHAIAVSSWQKLGLEATDLGRGKPARVMWQPEKAVGFFCVVCPPCKGEDGVNVLSRCVTPEHAEAFLRELAALDM